The nucleotide window TTTTCACGGTTACCATTTTCACGGAATTATCTTTCTGCAATACAAACACCACTTCGCTCATCTCAGATTGGGTGTTGGAGGAATTATCGCGATCGCGGTCATGTTGTTTTTTATCTGCTGTTTTAGCAGAGTCCAGATCGCGGGTAGTTACTGCATTGATAGGGATAGACAGCACATTGTTTTCATGTCTTGTCTGGATATCTACGCTGGCGCTCATTCCCGGGCGGAAAGGAAATGCTTTGTGATGTTTTGCCGCCAGGAGGTCTGCGTATGTTTCAGGCAGGATACGTATGTGAACAATATAGCTGGTCACCTGTTCAGCGGAGGAGGCAGAGGCAGCGGTAGCAGTAGCTGCGCCTTTGCTGGAGCTGGCGATCTGTGTAACGATACCTTTAAAGCGACGGCCGTTGTAGGCATCGACTTCGATCAGGGCGGTATCGCCATATTTTACTTTAGGAACATCGTTTTCTCCGACATCCACCTGTACTTCCATTCTGTTAAGGTCAGCGATGCGCAGCATTTCGGTACCGGTCATCTGGGCGGTACCAACTACACGTTCTCCTTTTTTAACATTCAGCAGGGAAACGATACCATTCATCGGTGCTACGATGGTAGTACGGCCGAGGTTTTTGTTAGCCTCGTTAAGGTTAGCCTGGGCACTTTGAACGCCATATTTACTGCTGTTGATCTGCTGAAGGGCAGCGTTGTAATCTGCCTGAGCAGCCAGGAAGGTAGCTTCGCTGGTTTCGAATTCAGACCGGGAGATCACTTTCTGGCTGAGCAGTTCCTTGTTACGCTGATAGGCTGCTTTATTCTGGTCCAGCTTTGCCTTAAAAGAGTTCAGCGAAGCGGAGGTGTTGGCCAGCTGTGCCTGCGACTGACTTACAGATGCCATGGCTTTATCCACCATGGAGCCGTAGATATCGCCGTAGATACGGGCGACTACCTGTCCTCTTTTTACGGAGTCTCCTTCTTGTACGGTTAATTCGGTGATTTCACCGGAAACGTCTGAGCTAACTTTTACTTCTATCTCAGGATAAATTTTACCACTGGCGGTAACCACCTCAATGATGTTTTTTTTGCCAGCTTTGTCAACAGCAACATTCAGTGCTTCTTCCTTACCTATTACTCCTGATGCTTTCAGCACCATGAGCATAATAACGAGTGAACCTAAAATGCCTGCGAGCCAATAAAGTGTCTTCTTTTTCATAAAGCAGTTTATTACCCGGCGATTCTACAGGGAAATTTTCTGGTCCCGATAGAACTCCAGCAATTTCATTTTAAAAATATAATCGTATTGCGCCGAGACTTTATCAATCTGGGCTTTGTACAATTTGGTTTGGGTTGTTATATAATCAATGGTGTTCATTAATCCCAGGTTAAAACGTTTGGTAGCGAAATCATACGCTTTCTGAGCGGCCATTACACCGGTAGCAGATGCATTATATTTCTGTAATGCAGCTACTGCATTTGCATGGGCGGTATAGATATCCTGCCTTAGTTTCAGGTTGTCCTGATCTCTGGTCAGTTCCAGGTTATACACATTCAGTTTTGCTTTCGCCACATTGGTGCGTTGCTGATAACCGTTGAAAATCGGGATACGCAGCCCCAGTCCGATATTTTTGTTGAATGTATTGTCTATTTGCTGACCGAAGGAAATCAGTTTTTTAGTTAATGGATCATAGTAATTGTTGGCATAACTGGTACTTAATCCTCCTCCGATTGTCAGTGCCGGGTATAACTGTCCCTTAGTAGACCTGTAGGCACTCATGGCGCTTTTAATCTTTAATCCGTCTGACTTAGCCTGCGGATAAGTTGTCAGCGCCGCGCTATACACCATTTCCGGGTCCATTTCAGACAAGGGGGTGATAGGCAGGGATGCTATATTGGCCGGAATTTCCGGAGCAAAGGGAATATCAAAACCGAGGTTCAGATATGCCTTTATTTGCAATATAGATAAAATTACGTCATTCCTGGCAGTTACCAAATTGGTACTATCCTGGGCCAGCTGCGCCTCGAGGTCGGCCTGGTTACTTTCCGGTACTGAGCCTGCGATTACCAGTTTTCTGGTATTCTCCAGATTAGACATGGTTTGTTTTACCTGTACCTCATTTACCTTAAGCTGTTCATTTTTCAGGAGGATCTGCAGGAAAGAAGTAGCTACGTTGAAAGCAAGGTCATTGCGTGCTTTCTGTAACAGAAAACTGTTGGACTCTGCGTCCAGTCTGTTTGCCTCAATAGTGTTTCTTTTGGAAAACCAGTTGAAGATATCTCCAGCCATATTAAACTGCCCACTGGCATTAAAGATAGACTGGTTAATATAGGCGTTATCCTGGATACTGGCGATCCTACCATCAGAGTATCCCGCATTCACATTTGCTGAAAAATTAGGGATCATACTCAGACGGCTCTGCTGATAGGTAAGTTCAGACAGGCGTTTTTGTACCTCCTGTTGTTTTACGGAGATACTGTTTTTCATAGCATAATCCACGCAACGTTGCAAACTCCACGTATCCTGCGCCACAGCCGGGGTTATGTTAGCGAGCAAGCAGTAAAGCAGGAACACTCCTGCGATTTGGGATATTCTCATAACAGGCCAAAAATATACTAAAGGTAAGGATAGTTTCCTTCGCTTCTTGATAGAAGGCAAAATTTTAGTAGGTATGGCACCATACCCTACTAATTGCTGATACAACATACTCTTTTTTTTACAGATTTATAAAACAATCCTTCCTGCTACCCCTGAATTTGTCCGTCACTGATCTGAATAATACGATTGCCATAAGTAGCATTCACATCGGAGTGGGTTACCTGTACAATGGTAATCTTATCCTGCTCATTCAGGTGTTTGAACATTTCCATGATCACTCTAGCCTGGTCAGAGTGCAGGTTTCCGGTAGGTTCATCTGCGAAGATCACACGGGGTTCTGCGACAATGGCGCGGGCAATGCCCACCAGCTGTTGCTGCCCGCCGGAAAGTTGATTAGGAAACAGGTCTTTTTTGGCCACCATGTTAAAACGATCCAATACATCCGCCACCCTGCTCTTTCTTTCCGAACCAGACAAATTTTTATACAGTAAAGGGGTTTCTATGTTTTCATATACAGTCAGCTCATCAATGAGATGGTAAGCCTGGAACACAAAACCGATTGCATCACGATGTAACTGCGTACGTTTTTTCTCATTCATCTTATCTACACGCTCCCCCTGAAACAGGTACTGTCCGCCAGAAGGCTCCTCCAGTAATCCCAGTATATGCAACAACGTTGACTTGCCGGATCCGGAGGGTCCCATAATAGAAACAAATTCTCCCTCTCCAATGTTGAGATCAACGTCTTTTAATATTTCATTTTTACCAAATCCTACCGGATAATGCTTAGAGATTTTCTGCAGTTGTATCATGATAGTAGTTTTTTAAAATTTCAGGCTTCTTGTTAACAATTTCCGGCGAAGCAATATAAATGCATTTTGCCGGATCTTTTCATTCCGCTATTCAGTTTTTAATGCGTCTACCGGGTTACTGAGAGCAGACCGCACCGTTTTTATGCTCATAGTGGCTAATGCCAGTATAACCATTATCATTCCCCCCGCCGCAAATATCCACCAGCTAAGACCTGTACGGTATACAAATGATTGCAGCCACTTGTTCATTACCCACCACGAAAGGGGTACCGCCAGCAGAAATGCCACAAGGACCGGCTTCATAAAGTCCTTTGTCAACAACCGGATTACCTGCCATACACTTGCTCCCAGTACCTTGCGTATCCCTATTTCCCGGGTACGCTGATTGGTGGTAAAAACCACCAAACCTAGTAGCCCCAATGCACTGATAAAAACAGCCAATCCTGAGCACCAGTTCAATAAACCCGCAGTACGCAACTCATTTCGATAAAGATTTTCTATGGTTTTATCCAGAAACTCATAACTGAACTCTTCTCTTGGGTATATCTCCTTCCATACTTTTTCAATGCCGGCAATTCCTTTTTTCCAGACGATCCCCCCTTCTCCGGCATTATGCAGCCGGATATGAAGGGTGCGGTGGCTTTTAGCGGCGGCACTGCCCAGCGCCAGTACAGGAATCTCTCTATGCAGATTGCCAGCATTGAAGTTTTTCACCACTCCAACAACCGGCTTCCCTGAAATAAGCTCCCCCACTGCATCTTCCGGACGTTTGAAACCAAATGCACGGACAGCATTTTCATTCAGCAGCCATTCTCTCACCGTATCCGAATTCATCAGGTTTCTTCCTGCCAGCAGTTTTAACTGATACACTTTTAAATAGGAGCTGTCCACATAGCGCATTTCTACCACCTTCTCGATAGCCTTCCGGCCATCCTTGCGGTCGAGGACAGATGTCATGAAACCATTGATGATCGGTGAACGATTCGACAAGCTCACTACCTCTACTTCCGGCAGCGCGGCAATCCCAGCCTGCAACCGGTTGCGCAGACTGTTATTCTCATCCCGTGGTGGTGTTGCAACTGTAAGAATAGCATCTTTACGGAAACCAAGATCTTTATTCAACGAATAATGAATCTGTTTGCTGACAACCAATGTGGCAATAATAAAAAACTGGGCCACCATAAACTGAGTAGCAGTCAACGTTTGCCTCAACCATGCTTTGTTTCCCGCAGCGCCCGTCTGTGATTTCAGCACCATTACCGGCTGGAAACGAGCTAATACATACGCCGGGTAAATACCGGACAACAATGCCACCACTACCGCCAGCAACAATAAAAACAGTAATACCTGCAAGGAATACAATTGCATGGCAGGCAGGTCCTCCGGTAAAAAATCATGAAAGCACTTTATCAGAACCGGTGCCATCAGCAAGGCAATTACCGCAGCCGTAAATGTGAGCACCAAAGTCTCTCCCAGAAACTGGATCATCAGCTGCCGCATTGTACCACCGATAGCCTTGCGGATACCGGTTTCTTTAGCCCTACGGGCAGCCTGTGCTGTTGTAAGGTTGATAAAATTGATCACCGCCAGGATTAACAATGCCACAGCTATAACAGACAGCATATATAACTGCTGTCTGTCTGCAGTTCTTTTATAAGCATAATAGTTCCTATTGAAGTGAATATCCTGTAAAGGCTGTAACCACAGTGACGTCCTGGAACTTTTATCGTTGTGCAATTCCATGTATTTTGCCAACAAGGCAGTAGCTTGTTTCGGATCGACTCCTGCTTTCAGCTTTACCAGCAACTGGCTGGATGAACTGGTGTTCGTCCAGTTATCGACAGCGTATACTTCTTTCCGGTATTGGCTGGCATAGACCGTTGACATAGACACTATTTCCCTGAACCAGAAATCAGTGCGGTAAGGTAAATCAGCCACCACACCGGTTACCGTTGTCCTGATGGAATCATCGTAAACGATCTCTTTTCCCACAACGGCCGCTGGTGAAAGCCGCGGGAAATAGGTATTAGCCTTCTCCTTTGTCAGCACCACTGAAAAGGGCTGTTTCAACGCGGTGGCCGGCGATCCGCTCAACCATTGATATCCCATCATATCCATGTATGAGGAATCCGCAAAAATGATATCTTCCTTGTTTCTAAAATCCTTACCATCTACCGTAATTCTACCCGTGATATCATCTGTTAAAAAATGAATCGTCTTTTCTACCTGCGGGATATTTTCTCTCACCACCTGTACTACCGGTACCGTTACTCCACTGTTTCTAACACTATCTCCAGAGAAACTGATGGTAGATACTATCCTGTAAATACGGTCTTTGTCTTGTTGTTGCTTGTTAAAACCGGCCTCATACCATACCACCAGGTATACTACAAGCGCCGCACTGATACCGACTACCAGTCCCAGCATATTTAACAGCGAGAACATTTTATTGCGCCAGATATTCCTGACAGCTACCAGGAGATAATTTCGAAACATAGTAAATGCTTTTATTCTGATTTGAGGCTATTTACCGGATTCATCATAGCCGCTTTTACTGATTGCAGACTCACTGTGAGCAAAGCCACCACTACCGCCAGTATCCCAGCCATCAGAAACAGCCATATACTCAGGGAAGCATGATAGGCAAAAGCACTGAGCCAGTTGCCAGCAGCATACCAGGCCAGCGGAGCCGCTATCAGCAAAGCAATCAGTACCAGTCTGATAAAATCTTTCGACAACATGGCCACCACACTGCCTACAGAGGCGCCCAGCACTTTACGGATACCAATCTCACGGGTGCGTTGTTGTGTAGTCAATGCAGCCAGCCCCAGCAATCCCAGGCAGGACACCAGCATCACCACACCGGCAAATATTCCCAGTATCTTGCCTACACGGTATTCCGACTTATACAGTCTATTAAAATCATCATCCAGGAAGTGATAGTCAAAAGGAACTCCCGGCTGCACTTCTTTCCAAAGGCCTTCAATACCCGCTATCAGCTGTTGTTTGTCTTTACCACTTGTTTTGATAAATATCTGTTGGAACCATTCGTATTCGGGGAATACGATGATGGGTTCAATTTTGTTTTTCATGGAAGAAAAATGAAAATCCTTCATCACTCCTTTTACCGTTCCATTACGGCCATTCAACGACATCCTTTTTCCCACGGCCACTTCCGGTGACCATCCCAGCCTTTTGCTGGCTGTTTCATTCAGGAAAAAATGATAAATCCGCTCATCATTTTTTTCTTTGGTAACATCAGCAATGTCTCCGTTGGTGAGATCCTCACCAGCCAATAAAGAGATACCTACTGTTTTCAGGTAATCTTTTTCCACCGGTACCGCTGCGATACCAAGGGAGAAACCAGGCTGGTGATCCTGTATCTGGTTAATGCTGTAACCACCCTGGATGGAGACAGGAGAATCAGCGGATGCCGTCACATACAATATACCGGTGAGTTGCAGCAACCTGTTTTTAAAGGCTTCCATGGCAGTACTACCGGATTTGAAACCATCCAGCACCAACACCTCAGAGCGGTCCATCCCCAGCTTTTTATGCTGGATATACTGCATTTGCTGCTGCACGACCAGCGTACAGATGATAAAGAATACAGATGCCGCAAACTGAAATACCACCAGTGATTTACGGATACCCTTTCCTTTGGGAGTGGCCGTCATGGAACCTTTCAGCACCTGTACCGGTCGGAAACCAGAGAGGAACAGGGCCGGATAAATACCAGTAACAAAAGCCACCAGGAAAAAGATCACCACCAAGATGCCGTAAATACGGTATCCGCTGGCGCCGCCTAATTGAAGTCTGGTATCGGTGAGTTGGTTAAATGCGGGTAATAATAAGCCTGCCAGCAACAGTCCTATCACCAGGGCAATTCCGGTGAGCAAGGCTGATTCCATCATAAACTGCAAGAAAAGCTGAGAACGTTGAGCACCCAATGCCTTACGGACACCTACTTCCCGGCTTCTTTCAGTGGAACGGGCCGTGGCCAGGTTCATAAAGTTAACACAGGCTATCACCAGCAGCATGACGCCTATCAGGGCGAAAATATAGTTGTAGCGGACATCTCCGGCATCTTCGGTGGCGGCACTGGCAGCAGAATGCAGATGGATGCCGGTAACCGGCTCCGGAACAAAGTTGAAGACGGTACCGTTTTTTATATCGTCTTCACTCAGCTGCTGCCTGGCGATCTGGCTCAGGCTGGTCTGCAGACTGCCTAACTGAGCCGGATTACCGACCTGCACATAGGTGTAGTAATTAGCAGATCCCCACTGCTCCTGGAGCTGCAAGGTGCTGTAACTGGCCACAAAATCAAATTTCAGGTGGCTATTGGCTGGCACATCGGCCACCACACCCGTTACCTGTAATGCCCTTTTACCATTGATGAGTAACGTTTTACCAACGGGATCAATATCGCCGAAATATTTTTTCGCCATGGAGGCCGTGATCACCACCATATTAGGGCCGTTCAGCACATTGACAGCACTACCAGACAACAACCGGAAGGAAAACATCTCAAAAAAAGGTGCGTCAGTATATACAAAGCGTCTTTCATTCCAGCTCTTGTCGCCATACTGTACGGTCGCTTCTCTTGGAAATATCCGTGTGACTTTTTTGATCTCCGGCAAGGGTTTGATGGTAGTGGCCAGTATATTCGGCGTCACGGCTATCTGCATTATCTTCTCCCCTTTTTCACCATAGTCCATGCGAAGACGGTATAACTCATTCGCATTTTTATACCAGCTATCGTAGGTCCATTCGTTTTCCAGGTATAAAGACAACAGAATAAAGCAGGCGATCCCCGTTGCCAGTCCGAATACGTTAATACCCGTATACAACTTCCGTTTCACCAGATTCTTCGCGGCTATCTTCAGGTAATTCTTCCACATCGATTTAGAATTTTATTGGTTTTAATCACGCTTGAGGCTATCAACAGGATTGGCCAACGCAGCTTTTATTGTTTGCAGACTGGTAGTGGCCAGGGCAATGATAACAGCCAACAGGCCAACCACTGCAAAAAGCCACCAATGGATATTTACATGAAACTCGAACCGCTGCAGCCATTGCTGCATCAGGTACCAGGATAAAGGAGTAGCAATCAGTACCGCTATCAGTACCAGCTTCAGAAAATCTTTTGAGAGCAGCAGTACAATACCACCTACAGAAGCTCCCAATACCTTACGGATACCGATTTCCTTTTGGCGCTGGGCCATCACCAGTACGGCAATAGCAAACAGTCCCATACAGGAGATCACGATAGCCAGTATGGCCCCACTCATAAATATTTTTGAAAAACGGGCTTCCTGACGGTACAGCCGGTTGGTGTTTTCATCGAGGAAACTGGCTTCGTTTTTGGCCAGCGGGTTAATACCTTTCCATATGGCTGAGATATGTTTCAGCGTGGCCACCGGATTGCGGGTATTTACCTTAACAAAGATGTAGTTCGGATGCGGAATCATTGTCATGATCATCATCAGCGGATCAATCTTTTTACGCAGTGACTCGAAATGATAATCTTTTACCACCCCGATCACATGCAGGGGCACATTACCGGGTGTAATAACAGCACCTATCAGCTCTTTCTCTCCCAGCTGTTTCGCCATTTGTTCGTTGAGCACCACACCAGTTGTGTCTGCCCCGAAATTGCGGGAGAAATCACGCCCAGCTACCATTTTGAGGTCCAGTGTACGCGCGTAATCGTAATCTACTATAATACACTGTGTGTTAATATGACTGCCCATGTAGTCAAATCCCCGGTACCAGTTGCCGGAAGAGCCGTCTTTACCCACTCCCAGGTTCAGCATACTACCAGATACACTCTCTACTTCTGTTTCTCCGGCCAGTCTGCTGCGAAGCGCTGCAATCACCTGCGGCGATGCATTATCTCCCGGTATACTGATCACCTGCGTGGTATTAAACCCTAACGGTGTCGACCGTATGAAATCCAGCTGCTGCCAGATAACAGCTGTGCAGCTGATCAGCAAGGCAGCCACAATAAACTGAACGATGATCAGTCCATTGCGTACACCATTACCTTTGGCCAGGCTCAGCTTACCTTTCAGCACCTGAATAATATTCAGCCTGGCCACTTTCCAGGCTGGGTATCCGCCCGCCAGTAATGTCACCATAAAGAAAATAAATGCAGCTCCCAGTATCAGCCAGATATTACCGAAAAGTCGGAGACTCAGCTCATGGTTGAAAGTGGCGTTGTAATAAGGCATCAGCAGTATCGTCAACAACAAACTAAGTACCAGCGAAATAAAACAAAGCAGAAAAGCCTCACTCCAGAACTGAAACAACAATTGTCTGTCCATGGCTCCCAGCGCTTTCCTCAGACTGATCTCACTGCCACGGGTAAACGATCTGGCGATAGACAGGTTAATAAAGTTGATACAGGCAATACTAATAATCAGGACTGCGAGAATCACCATCAGCCAGGGATAAAATGGGTTCAGACCATTGCTGAAAGAGCTGAGGGCATTAAGATGAAACTCGTTCAGGGGAATTCCGTTTATTCGTATCAGTGCCCCTTCTTTATTGGGTATCCCACCATTCTTTTTCAGCTCTTCAATATTTCCTGCGTAATATTTGTTCGTTACAGATACCAGGCTTTTTTCCAGTGCTGCTGTAGTAACGGATGGTTCCACTTCCATCATCAGGGGATAGTTGCCCACATTCCAGTTGTTGCGGATAGCAGCATAGTCATCCACATTTTCAAAACGGACCAGGGCTTCAAACGTGATGCTGGAGTTATCTGGTATATCTGCTGCTACTGCCGAAACGATAAAGGGACGCCATTGATTGTTGATATTGACTTCTACCGTTTTGCCTACCGCGTCTTCCTGATTGAACAATGACCGGGCTGTCTTTTGTGTCAGCACCAGTTGATCAGGCTGTTGCAATGCTGTAGAAGCGTTGCCCTGCAACAGGCGGAAAGAAAACATCTTCAGGAAATCAACATCCACCATTTCCACATCAAAGTAAATATGTTTGCCATTGTACCTTACTGGCATATCGCCGCCGCCTATACGGGAAACGTGTTTCACTCCCTGCACCTCCTTCCGGAGCGCATCTGCCATCGGCTCAGCAAAACTGGTCCCGACCCTCATGCCTTTAGCAGTACCATCTTCCCGGTATAACTGGTAAATATGTTCCTTATTTATCTGAAAATCATCGTATGTCCATTCCCGATAGGCAGTGAGTGACAGCAATAAGGCCGCACAGATAGCAGCACTCATACCTACTACATTCACGGCTGCGAACACTTTCTGTTTCAGTAAATTTCTCCAGGCAATCTTGATATAATTTCCAAACATGCGCAAAGATTTATAGTATTATTTTAAAAAAGCAGGGCGCGTAGACACACACTCCGATTTGCTGTTCACTTGTTATTCTCTTTATTAATTGTTTTAGTCATTTCTCAATACATTCGCCGGGTTGGCATCCGCAGCACGCCATGTTTGTGAAATAATGGCCAGCAGGGCAATTCCCAGCAAGGCAGCAAAGCTGCCCGCCAGCGTAAAAAATCCTATGTTGATGCGGTTGGCAAAAAGCCGAAGGAATAAGGTACTTCCCAGGTAACCCAATGGCAGGGCTATAATACCGGCCAACACTATCAGGCGGAGATAGCTTTGGGAAAGCAGCATTACCAGACCAGGTACACCAGCCCCCATCACCTTACGGATGCCTATCTCTTTCCTGCGGGTGAAGGTGGTATAAGACACTACACCCAATAGGCCCAGCGCCGCAATCACTGTGATCATAAATACCAGCACAGCGAGTCCGGATACAGGCTCCTTGCCACTGGTTCGTTCAATCAGTTCATCATTCATCCAGCCAGCAGAAAATATTTCACCAGGATGCATTTCCATCCAGGCTTGTTTAATACCAGCCATTACCTGGTCTTTGTCCTGCGTATTCACCAGTACCTGCAGCTGTCTGAATCGCTGTGGGACAAAGCGGATAGCCATTGGCAGTACCGGCATTTCTATAGGTTGATAATTGAA belongs to Chitinophaga sp. HK235 and includes:
- a CDS encoding efflux RND transporter periplasmic adaptor subunit yields the protein MKKKTLYWLAGILGSLVIMLMVLKASGVIGKEEALNVAVDKAGKKNIIEVVTASGKIYPEIEVKVSSDVSGEITELTVQEGDSVKRGQVVARIYGDIYGSMVDKAMASVSQSQAQLANTSASLNSFKAKLDQNKAAYQRNKELLSQKVISRSEFETSEATFLAAQADYNAALQQINSSKYGVQSAQANLNEANKNLGRTTIVAPMNGIVSLLNVKKGERVVGTAQMTGTEMLRIADLNRMEVQVDVGENDVPKVKYGDTALIEVDAYNGRRFKGIVTQIASSSKGAATATAASASSAEQVTSYIVHIRILPETYADLLAAKHHKAFPFRPGMSASVDIQTRHENNVLSIPINAVTTRDLDSAKTADKKQHDRDRDNSSNTQSEMSEVVFVLQKDNSVKMVTVKTGVQDDTNIQILSGLQEGDQVISAPYSAVSRTLNNGKKVQVVPKSKLFEGNK
- a CDS encoding TolC family protein; protein product: MRISQIAGVFLLYCLLANITPAVAQDTWSLQRCVDYAMKNSISVKQQEVQKRLSELTYQQSRLSMIPNFSANVNAGYSDGRIASIQDNAYINQSIFNASGQFNMAGDIFNWFSKRNTIEANRLDAESNSFLLQKARNDLAFNVATSFLQILLKNEQLKVNEVQVKQTMSNLENTRKLVIAGSVPESNQADLEAQLAQDSTNLVTARNDVILSILQIKAYLNLGFDIPFAPEIPANIASLPITPLSEMDPEMVYSAALTTYPQAKSDGLKIKSAMSAYRSTKGQLYPALTIGGGLSTSYANNYYDPLTKKLISFGQQIDNTFNKNIGLGLRIPIFNGYQQRTNVAKAKLNVYNLELTRDQDNLKLRQDIYTAHANAVAALQKYNASATGVMAAQKAYDFATKRFNLGLMNTIDYITTQTKLYKAQIDKVSAQYDYIFKMKLLEFYRDQKISL
- a CDS encoding ABC transporter ATP-binding protein; protein product: MIQLQKISKHYPVGFGKNEILKDVDLNIGEGEFVSIMGPSGSGKSTLLHILGLLEEPSGGQYLFQGERVDKMNEKKRTQLHRDAIGFVFQAYHLIDELTVYENIETPLLYKNLSGSERKSRVADVLDRFNMVAKKDLFPNQLSGGQQQLVGIARAIVAEPRVIFADEPTGNLHSDQARVIMEMFKHLNEQDKITIVQVTHSDVNATYGNRIIQISDGQIQG
- a CDS encoding ABC transporter permease — its product is MFRNYLLVAVRNIWRNKMFSLLNMLGLVVGISAALVVYLVVWYEAGFNKQQQDKDRIYRIVSTISFSGDSVRNSGVTVPVVQVVRENIPQVEKTIHFLTDDITGRITVDGKDFRNKEDIIFADSSYMDMMGYQWLSGSPATALKQPFSVVLTKEKANTYFPRLSPAAVVGKEIVYDDSIRTTVTGVVADLPYRTDFWFREIVSMSTVYASQYRKEVYAVDNWTNTSSSSQLLVKLKAGVDPKQATALLAKYMELHNDKSSRTSLWLQPLQDIHFNRNYYAYKRTADRQQLYMLSVIAVALLILAVINFINLTTAQAARRAKETGIRKAIGGTMRQLMIQFLGETLVLTFTAAVIALLMAPVLIKCFHDFLPEDLPAMQLYSLQVLLFLLLLAVVVALLSGIYPAYVLARFQPVMVLKSQTGAAGNKAWLRQTLTATQFMVAQFFIIATLVVSKQIHYSLNKDLGFRKDAILTVATPPRDENNSLRNRLQAGIAALPEVEVVSLSNRSPIINGFMTSVLDRKDGRKAIEKVVEMRYVDSSYLKVYQLKLLAGRNLMNSDTVREWLLNENAVRAFGFKRPEDAVGELISGKPVVGVVKNFNAGNLHREIPVLALGSAAAKSHRTLHIRLHNAGEGGIVWKKGIAGIEKVWKEIYPREEFSYEFLDKTIENLYRNELRTAGLLNWCSGLAVFISALGLLGLVVFTTNQRTREIGIRKVLGASVWQVIRLLTKDFMKPVLVAFLLAVPLSWWVMNKWLQSFVYRTGLSWWIFAAGGMIMVILALATMSIKTVRSALSNPVDALKTE
- a CDS encoding ABC transporter permease, giving the protein MWKNYLKIAAKNLVKRKLYTGINVFGLATGIACFILLSLYLENEWTYDSWYKNANELYRLRMDYGEKGEKIMQIAVTPNILATTIKPLPEIKKVTRIFPREATVQYGDKSWNERRFVYTDAPFFEMFSFRLLSGSAVNVLNGPNMVVITASMAKKYFGDIDPVGKTLLINGKRALQVTGVVADVPANSHLKFDFVASYSTLQLQEQWGSANYYTYVQVGNPAQLGSLQTSLSQIARQQLSEDDIKNGTVFNFVPEPVTGIHLHSAASAATEDAGDVRYNYIFALIGVMLLVIACVNFMNLATARSTERSREVGVRKALGAQRSQLFLQFMMESALLTGIALVIGLLLAGLLLPAFNQLTDTRLQLGGASGYRIYGILVVIFFLVAFVTGIYPALFLSGFRPVQVLKGSMTATPKGKGIRKSLVVFQFAASVFFIICTLVVQQQMQYIQHKKLGMDRSEVLVLDGFKSGSTAMEAFKNRLLQLTGILYVTASADSPVSIQGGYSINQIQDHQPGFSLGIAAVPVEKDYLKTVGISLLAGEDLTNGDIADVTKEKNDERIYHFFLNETASKRLGWSPEVAVGKRMSLNGRNGTVKGVMKDFHFSSMKNKIEPIIVFPEYEWFQQIFIKTSGKDKQQLIAGIEGLWKEVQPGVPFDYHFLDDDFNRLYKSEYRVGKILGIFAGVVMLVSCLGLLGLAALTTQQRTREIGIRKVLGASVGSVVAMLSKDFIRLVLIALLIAAPLAWYAAGNWLSAFAYHASLSIWLFLMAGILAVVVALLTVSLQSVKAAMMNPVNSLKSE
- a CDS encoding FtsX-like permease family protein produces the protein MFGNYIKIAWRNLLKQKVFAAVNVVGMSAAICAALLLSLTAYREWTYDDFQINKEHIYQLYREDGTAKGMRVGTSFAEPMADALRKEVQGVKHVSRIGGGDMPVRYNGKHIYFDVEMVDVDFLKMFSFRLLQGNASTALQQPDQLVLTQKTARSLFNQEDAVGKTVEVNINNQWRPFIVSAVAADIPDNSSITFEALVRFENVDDYAAIRNNWNVGNYPLMMEVEPSVTTAALEKSLVSVTNKYYAGNIEELKKNGGIPNKEGALIRINGIPLNEFHLNALSSFSNGLNPFYPWLMVILAVLIISIACINFINLSIARSFTRGSEISLRKALGAMDRQLLFQFWSEAFLLCFISLVLSLLLTILLMPYYNATFNHELSLRLFGNIWLILGAAFIFFMVTLLAGGYPAWKVARLNIIQVLKGKLSLAKGNGVRNGLIIVQFIVAALLISCTAVIWQQLDFIRSTPLGFNTTQVISIPGDNASPQVIAALRSRLAGETEVESVSGSMLNLGVGKDGSSGNWYRGFDYMGSHINTQCIIVDYDYARTLDLKMVAGRDFSRNFGADTTGVVLNEQMAKQLGEKELIGAVITPGNVPLHVIGVVKDYHFESLRKKIDPLMMIMTMIPHPNYIFVKVNTRNPVATLKHISAIWKGINPLAKNEASFLDENTNRLYRQEARFSKIFMSGAILAIVISCMGLFAIAVLVMAQRQKEIGIRKVLGASVGGIVLLLSKDFLKLVLIAVLIATPLSWYLMQQWLQRFEFHVNIHWWLFAVVGLLAVIIALATTSLQTIKAALANPVDSLKRD